One stretch of Halapricum desulfuricans DNA includes these proteins:
- a CDS encoding bifunctional N(6)-L-threonylcarbamoyladenine synthase/serine/threonine protein kinase, which produces MDSSRPLRILGIEGTAWAASAAVFETTDPTRRTDDERVEIYTDAYEPDSGGIHPREAAEHMHESIPDVVAQARATAREWADERGGGDAIDAVAFSRGPGLGPCLRIVATAARATAQRFDVPLVGVNHMVAHLEIGRHRSEFASPVCLNASGANAHVLGYRNGRYRVLGETMDTGVGNAIDKFTRHLGWSHPGGPKVERHAKDGKFLDLPYVVKGMDFSFSGIMSAAKQAVDSGEAVEDVCFGLQEHVFAMLTEVSERALSLTGSGQLVLGGGVAQNERLREMLASMCEQRGAEFYAPEPRFLRDNAGMIAVLGAKMYEAGDTIAIEDSRIDSNFRPDQVPVTWREGEDWTADGDSVRLGTSSRDNSARVADALQGAEATVTIEDGTVTKRRNPRAYRHERLDSRLRRERTRLEARLTSQARRVGVPTPILEDVDPERGLLVFERVGDADLRDDPAERHVRAVARHLATIHDAGFVHGDPTTRNVRIERAASDDRRYLIDFGLGYFTDDPEDYAMDLHVFDQSLTGTADDSESLIAAAREAYRTASSAPEPVLDSLREIEGRGRYQ; this is translated from the coding sequence ATGGACAGCAGTCGACCGCTTCGGATCCTCGGGATCGAGGGCACGGCCTGGGCAGCCTCGGCTGCGGTCTTCGAGACGACCGATCCGACCCGTCGGACCGACGACGAGCGCGTCGAGATATACACCGACGCTTACGAGCCGGACAGCGGCGGGATCCATCCCCGCGAAGCGGCCGAGCACATGCACGAGTCGATCCCCGACGTGGTCGCTCAGGCGCGCGCGACCGCCCGCGAGTGGGCCGACGAGCGCGGTGGGGGCGACGCCATCGACGCCGTCGCCTTCTCGCGCGGCCCGGGACTCGGGCCCTGCCTGCGGATCGTCGCCACCGCCGCTCGCGCGACGGCCCAGCGCTTCGACGTTCCGCTGGTCGGGGTCAATCACATGGTCGCCCATCTGGAGATCGGCCGCCACCGCTCGGAGTTTGCCTCGCCGGTGTGTCTGAACGCCTCCGGCGCGAACGCCCACGTCCTGGGCTATCGCAACGGCCGCTATCGCGTGCTCGGGGAGACGATGGACACCGGCGTCGGCAACGCTATCGACAAGTTCACCCGCCACCTCGGGTGGTCCCATCCCGGCGGTCCGAAGGTCGAAAGGCACGCGAAAGACGGGAAGTTCCTCGACCTGCCGTACGTCGTCAAGGGGATGGACTTCTCGTTTTCGGGGATCATGAGCGCCGCCAAACAGGCCGTCGACAGCGGCGAAGCGGTCGAGGACGTCTGTTTCGGCCTGCAGGAGCACGTGTTTGCGATGCTGACGGAGGTGAGCGAGCGCGCGCTGTCGCTGACCGGCAGCGGCCAGCTCGTCCTCGGCGGCGGGGTCGCCCAGAACGAGCGACTCCGGGAGATGCTGGCGTCGATGTGCGAGCAGCGCGGGGCCGAGTTCTACGCCCCAGAACCTCGATTTCTCCGGGACAACGCCGGGATGATCGCCGTGCTCGGCGCGAAGATGTACGAGGCCGGCGACACGATCGCGATCGAAGACTCCCGGATCGATTCGAACTTCCGGCCCGATCAGGTTCCGGTCACCTGGCGCGAGGGGGAAGACTGGACAGCAGATGGGGATAGTGTTCGGCTCGGCACTAGCAGCCGAGATAATAGCGCCCGCGTAGCCGACGCCCTGCAGGGGGCGGAAGCGACCGTCACGATCGAGGACGGGACCGTCACCAAGCGCCGGAATCCGCGGGCCTATCGCCACGAGCGTCTCGACTCGCGTCTGCGCCGCGAGCGCACGCGTCTCGAGGCCAGGCTCACCAGTCAGGCCCGCCGCGTGGGCGTCCCGACACCGATCCTCGAGGACGTCGACCCAGAGCGAGGGCTGCTCGTCTTCGAGCGCGTCGGGGACGCCGACCTGCGGGACGACCCGGCCGAGCGCCACGTTCGGGCCGTCGCCCGACACCTCGCGACGATCCACGACGCCGGGTTCGTCCACGGCGATCCGACCACGCGCAACGTCCGGATCGAACGCGCGGCGAGCGACGACCGCCGCTATCTCATCGACTTCGGCCTGGGGTATTTCACCGACGATCCCGAGGACTACGCGATGGACCTGCACGTGTTCGACCAGTCGCTGACCGGGACCGCCGACGACAGCGAGTCGCTGATCGCGGCCGCCCGCGAGGCCTACCGGACGGCCAGTTCGGCACCTGAGCCCGTCCTCGACAGCCTCCGGGAGATCGAGGGGCGCGGCCGGTATCAGTGA
- the purB gene encoding adenylosuccinate lyase — MTDRSALQAVSPLDGRYARYTEPLVPYASEQALIGARVEVEVEYLLALADLEATPLELTDDQRAQLRALYEEFDERDAEIVKRLETTGYGDYPATNHDVKAVEYFVREGLPEGLAIDNWIHFGLTSEDVNNLAYRLLLGPAVEDVLLPELRAVRDALAELARENRAVPMLARTHGQPATPTTFGKEMAVYAFRLGRAIGRIERATDDLSGKLAGASGTYAAHHAAYPEVDWPAFAESFVASLGLEHEPLTTQVNPGDDLQALFDALRGANNVLLDLDRDMWLYISDRYLGQQTREGETGSSTMPHKVNPIDFENSEGNLSKANSDLTFLGDYVTHSRLQRDLSDSTVKRNVGAALAHCLIGYDKLQTGLGKVTPNEEVMAEDLRANPEVIGEAVQTILRREGYDDAYERVKELTRGRRVSLADFRERFEDMDVPEAVREELKALTPAEYIGLADELAADRQ; from the coding sequence ATGACAGACCGGTCCGCACTTCAGGCCGTCTCGCCGCTGGACGGTCGCTACGCCCGATACACCGAGCCGCTGGTACCGTACGCCAGCGAGCAGGCGCTGATCGGCGCTCGCGTCGAGGTCGAGGTCGAGTACCTCCTCGCGCTCGCCGACCTCGAGGCCACGCCGCTCGAGCTCACCGACGACCAGCGCGCACAGCTGCGAGCGCTGTACGAGGAGTTCGACGAGCGTGACGCGGAGATCGTCAAGCGACTGGAGACGACGGGCTACGGGGACTACCCCGCGACCAACCACGACGTCAAGGCCGTCGAGTACTTCGTCCGCGAGGGCCTGCCCGAGGGGCTGGCGATCGACAACTGGATCCATTTCGGGCTGACAAGCGAGGACGTCAACAACCTCGCGTACCGGCTCCTGCTCGGCCCGGCCGTCGAAGACGTGCTCCTCCCGGAGCTGCGCGCCGTCCGCGACGCGCTGGCCGAACTCGCCCGGGAGAACCGCGCGGTCCCGATGCTCGCGCGGACCCACGGTCAGCCCGCGACGCCGACGACCTTCGGCAAGGAGATGGCCGTCTACGCCTTCCGGCTGGGGCGCGCGATCGGCCGGATCGAGCGTGCGACCGACGACCTCTCGGGCAAGCTCGCCGGGGCCTCCGGGACCTACGCCGCCCACCACGCCGCCTATCCCGAGGTCGACTGGCCCGCCTTCGCCGAGTCGTTCGTGGCCTCGCTGGGGCTGGAACACGAACCGCTCACGACGCAGGTCAACCCCGGCGACGACCTCCAGGCGCTGTTCGACGCGCTTCGGGGGGCGAACAACGTCCTGCTGGACCTCGATCGGGACATGTGGCTGTATATCTCCGACCGGTATCTCGGCCAGCAGACCCGCGAGGGCGAGACCGGCTCCTCGACGATGCCCCACAAGGTCAACCCGATCGACTTCGAGAACAGCGAGGGCAACCTCTCGAAGGCCAACTCCGATCTGACCTTCCTGGGCGATTACGTCACCCACTCCCGGCTCCAGCGCGACCTGTCGGATTCGACGGTCAAGCGCAACGTCGGCGCGGCGCTTGCGCACTGTCTGATCGGCTACGACAAACTCCAGACCGGACTGGGGAAGGTCACGCCGAACGAGGAGGTCATGGCCGAGGACCTGCGGGCCAACCCGGAGGTGATCGGCGAGGCCGTCCAGACGATCCTCCGGCGGGAGGGCTACGACGACGCCTACGAGCGCGTGAAGGAACTCACGCGCGGCCGGCGCGTCTCGCTGGCGGACTTCCGGGAGCGATTCGAGGACATGGACGTCCCGGAAGCCGTACGCGAGGAACTGAAAGCGCTGACGCCCGCCGAATACATCGGCCTCGCTGACGAACTGGCCGCCGACCGACAGTGA
- a CDS encoding Fic family protein: MPTEELPERAPGKYVPFGQQSYYLPEELPPSREIEFGPEFHETLQDAIYQLGRLEGISEETDASPIVYTSLVRREAVESVLIEGADLELEDLFRPSDIDRGETTRDLREGLNYEKAVKEGANRVAETGGISIELIHGLHETIMAGVRDEGDETGRFRSQPVHIPPPEPHRAPFIPPAPSHVPGLMENLVTYIKQGGPYHDLVDLGIVHYQFETIHPYGDGNGRLGRLLITLQLVKQGYLSDPYLYPSAYFNEHKIEYVKLLRAVSEDGAWEQWLHFFVDGIRQQAADAVARTDELRGLRQKYDARYGHEKTATDRLAMRLFQYPYVTTNDVEELLDVSHQTARNAITELERDGVLQETTGKERYQEFKAVDIFDILTRSFGNES, from the coding sequence ATGCCCACCGAGGAGCTACCCGAGCGGGCACCCGGCAAATACGTCCCGTTTGGACAGCAGTCATACTACCTTCCAGAAGAGTTGCCGCCGTCGCGTGAGATCGAATTCGGCCCGGAATTTCACGAGACGCTCCAAGACGCGATCTACCAGCTCGGTCGACTGGAGGGAATCAGCGAAGAGACGGACGCGAGCCCCATCGTTTACACCTCCCTAGTGCGGCGTGAGGCCGTCGAGTCGGTACTCATCGAAGGTGCGGACCTCGAACTCGAAGACCTGTTTCGACCTTCGGACATCGATCGCGGTGAAACGACCAGAGACCTCCGGGAGGGGTTGAACTACGAGAAAGCAGTCAAAGAAGGGGCGAACCGCGTCGCCGAAACCGGCGGGATATCTATCGAGTTGATCCATGGCCTCCACGAGACGATCATGGCGGGCGTCCGCGACGAGGGAGATGAAACCGGCAGATTCCGGTCACAGCCGGTACACATTCCGCCACCCGAGCCCCATCGCGCACCGTTCATTCCGCCCGCTCCCAGCCATGTTCCGGGACTCATGGAAAACCTCGTAACCTACATCAAGCAGGGCGGCCCCTACCACGATCTCGTTGACCTCGGGATCGTCCACTACCAGTTCGAGACGATCCACCCTTACGGCGACGGGAACGGTCGGCTCGGTCGACTGCTAATCACGCTGCAACTTGTCAAGCAGGGATATCTGAGCGATCCCTATCTCTATCCCAGCGCGTACTTCAACGAGCACAAAATCGAGTATGTCAAACTACTGCGGGCGGTGAGCGAAGACGGTGCCTGGGAGCAGTGGCTTCACTTCTTCGTTGACGGCATCCGCCAGCAGGCCGCCGACGCGGTGGCGAGAACCGACGAACTTCGCGGATTACGCCAGAAGTACGACGCGCGGTACGGCCACGAGAAGACCGCAACCGACCGCCTCGCAATGCGCCTCTTCCAGTATCCCTATGTGACGACCAACGACGTGGAGGAACTGCTTGACGTGTCTCATCAGACGGCCCGGAACGCGATTACGGAGCTAGAGCGAGACGGTGTGCTTCAGGAGACGACTGGCAAGGAACGCTATCAGGAATTTAAAGCGGTGGACATCTTCGACATTCTGACGCGGTCGTTCGGGAACGAGTCGTGA
- a CDS encoding Hsp20/alpha crystallin family protein → MTSIRDVGKTISNAVLENVGRAMGQAQERTPLPVDLLESDDAYLAVFDAPGATSSDVQVRLSGRTIDVRVDRFREVYEHFEMVLPGRGLSLDGTVTLPDDAAIEAEGATATLHDNGTLRVEVPKAEEEPEAESPDTEGSDTEDEA, encoded by the coding sequence ATGACCTCGATTCGAGACGTGGGGAAGACGATCAGCAACGCCGTGCTCGAGAACGTCGGCCGGGCGATGGGACAGGCACAGGAACGGACGCCGCTCCCGGTGGATCTGCTTGAGAGCGACGACGCGTATCTGGCCGTGTTCGACGCGCCGGGCGCGACCAGCAGCGACGTGCAGGTCCGACTGAGCGGTCGGACGATCGACGTGCGGGTCGACCGGTTCCGGGAAGTCTACGAGCACTTCGAGATGGTGCTGCCCGGTCGCGGGCTGTCGCTGGACGGGACCGTGACGCTCCCGGACGACGCGGCGATCGAGGCCGAGGGCGCGACCGCGACGCTGCACGACAACGGGACGCTTCGGGTCGAGGTGCCGAAAGCCGAGGAGGAGCCCGAAGCGGAGTCCCCGGACACCGAAGGCAGCGACACAGAAGACGAAGCCTGA
- a CDS encoding NUDIX hydrolase, producing MDLGPIREYDPIDIDGDAREASVLLPIVDRPTGPHLLFTKRADHLENHPGQMSFPGGRREPEDDNRVETALREANEEIGLRPTEARLHGRLDDLETVSAYVVRPYVGTIPDRSYTPNDGEVAEITVLSLSGILDPNNHESECRDHPRYGEIQLHYFRVDGYTVWGATANILVQFLELTTDWRAPGELDCATSHETDLTT from the coding sequence ATGGACCTGGGGCCGATCCGCGAGTACGATCCCATCGATATCGACGGCGACGCCCGAGAGGCGTCGGTGTTGCTCCCGATCGTCGATCGGCCGACGGGCCCGCACTTGCTGTTCACCAAACGCGCCGACCACCTCGAGAACCACCCCGGACAGATGAGCTTTCCCGGCGGCCGCCGCGAACCCGAAGACGACAACAGGGTCGAGACCGCGCTCCGGGAGGCAAACGAGGAAATCGGGCTCCGGCCGACCGAAGCCCGACTGCACGGCCGTCTGGACGACCTCGAGACCGTCTCCGCGTACGTCGTCAGACCCTACGTCGGGACGATCCCCGACCGGTCGTACACGCCAAACGACGGCGAGGTGGCCGAGATCACGGTCCTGTCGCTGTCGGGTATCCTCGACCCCAATAACCACGAGAGCGAGTGTCGCGATCACCCACGGTACGGGGAGATTCAGCTGCACTACTTCCGCGTCGACGGCTACACCGTCTGGGGGGCGACGGCCAACATCCTCGTGCAGTTTCTCGAACTCACAACTGACTGGCGTGCCCCCGGAGAACTCGACTGTGCGACCAGCCACGAGACCGATCTCACGACGTGA
- a CDS encoding DUF7109 family protein has translation MEFTPDELAGIVDLFGALDRSTLRQACVELAYKRGADREPAGFDDAIDAAVTDYHLLALDDEVLVPGPVAFPELPEGATDLPHILDVESRTIDRDRLAEAAQRRFRADAASAVEAGDRERIEHLLDVSYELEVWAPVDLGRARQRLDDALGE, from the coding sequence ATGGAGTTCACCCCGGATGAACTCGCCGGGATCGTCGACCTGTTCGGCGCGCTCGACCGATCGACGCTCCGGCAGGCCTGCGTCGAACTCGCCTACAAGCGCGGCGCGGACCGCGAGCCCGCGGGTTTCGACGACGCCATCGACGCGGCCGTCACCGACTACCACCTGCTGGCGCTGGACGACGAGGTGCTGGTCCCGGGGCCGGTCGCGTTTCCCGAACTGCCCGAGGGCGCGACAGACCTCCCGCACATCCTCGACGTCGAATCACGAACGATCGATCGCGACCGGTTGGCCGAGGCCGCCCAGCGACGGTTTCGCGCCGACGCCGCGTCGGCCGTCGAGGCCGGCGACCGCGAGCGGATCGAACACCTGCTCGACGTCAGTTACGAACTGGAAGTCTGGGCTCCGGTCGATCTCGGGCGAGCCCGACAGCGGCTGGACGACGCGCTCGGGGAGTGA
- a CDS encoding DUF192 domain-containing protein, which translates to MDRRTYLQGAGAGIAVLAGCVGRESERPEGGSTPNRSTSAGDSSPTTGQPTIHERYETTTVRALTPDDEVLGTVTAAVADTPELRYRGLSDTEDLPTDRGMLFVFESIDDRSFVMRRMDFGIDVVYADGKGTITTIRHAPEPGPDEDGSDQRYPGRGQYVLEVVYGWTIDRGVEPGDRLSFEL; encoded by the coding sequence ATGGACCGCCGGACGTATCTCCAGGGAGCGGGTGCCGGCATCGCAGTGCTAGCCGGGTGTGTCGGTCGCGAGTCCGAACGGCCGGAAGGGGGTTCGACGCCGAACCGATCGACGAGCGCCGGCGACTCGAGTCCGACGACCGGCCAGCCGACGATCCACGAGCGCTACGAGACGACAACCGTTCGTGCGCTGACACCGGACGACGAGGTTCTCGGGACGGTGACGGCAGCGGTCGCTGACACCCCGGAGCTCCGATATCGGGGCCTCAGCGACACCGAAGACCTGCCGACCGATCGCGGTATGCTGTTCGTCTTCGAGTCGATTGACGATCGCTCGTTCGTCATGCGCCGGATGGACTTCGGCATCGACGTCGTCTACGCCGACGGTAAGGGAACGATCACGACGATCCGCCACGCGCCCGAACCGGGCCCCGACGAAGACGGCAGCGACCAGCGCTATCCCGGCCGTGGGCAGTACGTCCTCGAAGTCGTCTACGGGTGGACGATCGATCGGGGTGTCGAACCGGGCGACAGGCTGTCGTTCGAACTGTGA
- a CDS encoding glycosyl transferase family 2 — MEYVQERVTTLHDFDGADPDAPTDRATVVVPMTERDHASLAAERVFSTLETVSPGRVLVALRADPDRVADVRAWLETFDLSLSVLWCDSPPLAEALASAGLNGRRGKGRDVWLALGVAAAESEFVVVHDADAKSYAPTHVPRLLFPLARGFAFAKGYYARVENDRLYGRLNRLFYVPLVRALEDVHDAPILSYLAAFRYPLAGEFAMTADLARHLRVPRTWGLEVGTLGGAFEHAGFADTAQVDLGQHEHDHRSVGGPDGLSEMCRSVGRALWWVLADAGVEPDFETLPAEYRERAETLIEQYAADAAFNGLAYDRSDEREQVRTYAETIAPPGEDTRLPTWADAPISPETVRERSREGLDATE, encoded by the coding sequence ATGGAGTACGTCCAGGAACGGGTCACGACGCTCCACGATTTCGACGGCGCCGACCCGGACGCCCCGACCGATCGAGCGACGGTCGTCGTCCCGATGACCGAGCGCGATCACGCCAGCCTCGCCGCCGAGCGGGTGTTCTCGACGCTCGAGACCGTCTCGCCCGGTCGCGTGCTCGTCGCGCTCCGTGCCGATCCGGACCGTGTCGCGGACGTACGAGCGTGGCTGGAGACGTTCGACCTCTCGCTTTCGGTCCTGTGGTGTGATTCGCCGCCGCTGGCCGAGGCGCTCGCGTCCGCGGGGCTGAACGGCCGCCGCGGCAAGGGTCGGGACGTCTGGCTTGCGCTGGGGGTCGCCGCCGCAGAGAGCGAGTTCGTCGTCGTTCACGACGCCGACGCGAAGAGCTACGCGCCCACGCACGTCCCGCGACTGCTCTTCCCGCTAGCTCGCGGGTTCGCGTTCGCGAAGGGCTACTACGCCCGCGTCGAGAACGACCGCCTGTACGGTCGGCTCAATCGGCTGTTCTACGTCCCGCTCGTCCGCGCGCTCGAAGACGTCCACGACGCGCCGATCCTCTCGTATCTGGCGGCGTTCCGGTACCCGCTGGCCGGCGAGTTCGCGATGACGGCCGACCTCGCCCGGCACCTTCGCGTGCCCCGGACCTGGGGGCTGGAAGTCGGGACGCTCGGCGGGGCCTTCGAGCACGCCGGCTTCGCGGACACCGCGCAGGTCGATCTCGGCCAGCACGAACACGATCACCGCTCGGTCGGCGGTCCCGACGGCCTCAGCGAGATGTGTCGGTCCGTCGGCCGGGCGCTGTGGTGGGTGCTCGCGGACGCCGGCGTCGAACCCGACTTCGAGACGCTCCCGGCGGAGTATCGCGAGCGCGCCGAGACGCTGATCGAGCAGTACGCGGCCGACGCGGCGTTCAACGGGCTGGCCTACGACCGGAGTGACGAGCGCGAGCAGGTCCGGACCTACGCCGAGACGATCGCCCCGCCGGGAGAGGACACGCGACTCCCCACCTGGGCGGACGCGCCGATCTCGCCCGAGACCGTCCGCGAACGCTCCCGGGAGGGGCTAGACGCCACTGAGTAA